TGAGGTGCAGGAAGTCGTGCACTTCGCAGGAGGAATCAGACAGGGACCTCTAAAGGTAACAAAACAATATCGTAACTGAAACGTGAATTTGAGATGGTTAGGTATTTTTTTGTGGTATCCGAATTTTATTGACTGCATGATGCatttcaatttattgatgtAGTTTAAACACTAAATAGTATTGTGGATTATGTTATCAGTGCACATACATAAAAATTGAGGAGAGTCGTAAGCCACTGAATGCCGTCATACTGAGTAAGCCAGGGTGGATGTGGGGAGCGGAGATGGGAGCCAACAACAAGAATGTGGTCATCGGCAATGAAGCGGTGTGGACTAAAAATGACAAGGGCCTTGGAAATGCTCAGGAAAAACGCTTGCTGGGCATGGATCTTGTTCGGTAACTTGACTTGCTTCCAAGTAgggatctttttttttcttcatattttttgtCTTTTGTTATCTACCTGACATAGTGTTAATTGTTTGCTTAAAGtaaatcacataataaataaaggaattatTTCATCCCACTGTGGCACCACAGCttgtcaataatattattattaaataaatatatcccaatgaaaaaatataaaatgttgtcAGTTTACTCTTCTtagcgcctagcctttcaaagtagcatacaccagagaatttgggatgggtaccgccgtggccgggtggtctagtggtcaggatgtTAGCCTGGTAGGAAGGCGCGGGtttgattcccgcctcggccaccggtggacttggtggtcactttttctttaatgtatgatttctatttcagtttataattataagtaggcCTTAAATAACTTCTTGCCTAATATGCCATTAATCATTTACACAGTACAGTACATATGGGGGCtattttaccgcactagtgcgataattaattAGCACACTACGCAactatgttgaaaattttaagggccacatgtactgtaaaacgttgtatgatacatgtgcgaataggtaattagaAACTTGTGTTGATTTGAAACAGTCCTtttggtcgtgttttaatttatcaccacttatttcgaatttcctatttttcgcatttgtatcgtaatgtaggtactatttcattaatattatttcatattgCAGCTTGGGCTTAGAACGAGGTAATACCGCAGAAGAGGCAATAGACGTTATAACATCTCTTCTTGAAAAGTATGGACAAGGTGGTCCCTGCAGTGAACATGATGACAATCTCTTTTACCATAACTCATTCCTTATTGCGGACTCCACTGGAGCATGGGTACTTGAGACAAGCGGCAACCTGTGGGCTGCAGAGAAAGTGTTGTCTTACAGGAACATCTCTAATGGGCTAACTATTACTACAAACATTGACAAAATGTCTGATGGATTAAAAGAGAAAGCAATGGAGCTAGGACTTTGGGATGGACAGGTTACTTTATAAgcaacattaaataaattatgtcttaATTTTATGGCTAAGGTCCATGTAAATCAATGTCACAAATGCCTTAATTAAATATGAAGTAAGTAGAAGTGCACCTCTACTTAGCAATTTACACACTTACTCCGCAACATACAGACATTACAGACAAGCAGTGACAGATTAAGCGATGTATGCAAGTACATCATGCATATCAAAGTACACCAGTGGTAAGCCTTTTTCTGCTATAATTATTTCCTCTATTTTAGGGCGAGTTTAACTTCATGAAAATTTTTTCATCTGGCGGAGATCTCCACCGCCAACTCGATGGGGAAGCACTTCTCAGAAATGGTTGTAAGGATTCTCAATTCACCATAAATGACATGTTTTATGTGTTGCGACACAAGAAAAGCCGTATATGCAGAGGATGCGATGATGGTTTTCCCACCCAAGGAAGTCAGGTAAACTGGAATTGCTAGTCTGTTTCCACTGATAAATTAAGTAAGGATTGAACTACAATTCATGTCAGGTACTCGTGCCAAGGTACCAATATGTCATAACAAACTTTACTGGAATTACTGGTGGTGTTTCACTTTAGATTCTAATAAATTCAATGATATCACAGAAAACTTAGTCAAGTAGTGAAAAATATTTACGCTTTTGTTTTGACAGTTCAGATAGATGGCGCGAAGTTCAGCGTTATACACGTAGCCCTcgtaggccaccaaacgaaggaaatacaggggaaataattcgtgtataagcaaattttggcatagttgtataggccaggaaatgaatactcaaaaaaagttataggggGAAATGCTTGAAATACAATTTTTGACTTTGTAGCtttttgtttggatttggactagttagaaggataacattttaaaagtccccggccgtaaccctggtgccggagaggagaggggggtttgaaggttccatttttcggtttttcgaatTTATTTCGGAAACTGCGTCTGCTGAGCGACATGACTACTACTagggccggggacttttgatatgttcacctcctaactagtccaaacaaagtaacggtggcccgtagcaaaaaatgGTCTACTACATAAAATCTTCTATAAAAAAGATTCAGTACactttcgctaggatcaatatttcaaaatatatagtgggaaagttacttatacctagtcggctcataagttctgtcatatacatagtatcaaataaaatcaaaagtttaagtttattccgtataatttgtacagcgtttgaaagcttataaactagagaatctaaatgtataacatttattcaaaatgaccgccataattatctacacaggcttgaagtcttcgtggccagtcgtcaatggattcacgcaccactttcatgtcgatattggccactgccgtagcaagagattttttcagcgagtctagatttgcatgaggttttgagcacaccttttcctctaaatactgccatattttatagtctaaaggattaagatctgggctagaggagggccaatcttcatgccgtataaagtcgattttattggaggcgagccaggcttgtgtagactttgccttatgggctggagcagagtcctgctggaaaacccaatgctggtttagaaacatcgtatgggatagtggtttcacaatattagtcaacaccgtgtcttggtacactttggcactagtttttactcctttctcacaaaaatgcatactagtgacgcccgcataagaaactcccagccaaaccatcacagatgaagggtgatgacctctttgaatacggggaatgctattagacgcttctttactattgcgagcgtacactctatcattttgtttattacagttttcttctatgtcaaaaattttctcgtccgaaaacagtatacaacggtgcttatttttagcgtacttcttcaataaagctttagatcttttaagccttaaagctttaagccgaccattgagaagatggccagtttttcgtttataagcacgaagtctcaggtcttgattaagcactcttttcaccgtgtttttgctcaaacccatctggagggccataactttttgtttcctagcgggatttctggcaatgcgtgccctaattgcttgtacaaccgctggagtcctagctgtacgcggacgaccgcttcttttcttgtcatttaaactagagacctcactgtatctttctatggtacgatacacaaatcttagagagaattttaaattttcaagtagcttaaaaattttagtcggcgagtgaccacaacgatatagtgcaattattgcggtacggctatctttaagcgtccactccatgttgaagaaaacagaaaattgcaaaattatactactcaaatatttaataaagattcgaaattcaaatgcagaacggtttttgttttaggagttccaaatttaaattttaaaggccagtgacagaacttatgagccgactaggtaattTGTTCTaaggtcgttttttttttagtttttgttaaatAACTCGTACGGTAGCCCACAGCAAAAAataatttcctacaaaatatacagggtggctaaaaaataagtgcattcccgttgccagggaggttttgggattatactgagcaacttttactatgggaccaaccacgaaatcgcaaaaaaaaaattctctcccatagaaaatagaccagccaaattgtatgaaacagccaaacaaattttcgcgatttcggggttggtcccatagtaaaagttgctcagtataaaaCTTCCCTAGCAaccggaatgcacttattttttagccaccgtgtatatacagGTTGTCCCAAAAATAGCACTGTCAAACTGACAGTGGAGGTAGGACACCCTAAGAGGAGgccaaatcaaaaatatttaataaaataattagattttttcccAAAGTTGCG
The Cydia strobilella chromosome Z, ilCydStro3.1, whole genome shotgun sequence genome window above contains:
- the LOC134753826 gene encoding secernin-3, which translates into the protein MIVNINMPPPQSCDTFVVLPPHTSDNQVIFGKNSDRPRHEVQEVVHFAGGIRQGPLKCTYIKIEESRKPLNAVILSKPGWMWGAEMGANNKNVVIGNEAVWTKNDKGLGNAQEKRLLGMDLVRLGLERGNTAEEAIDVITSLLEKYGQGGPCSEHDDNLFYHNSFLIADSTGAWVLETSGNLWAAEKVLSYRNISNGLTITTNIDKMSDGLKEKAMELGLWDGQGEFNFMKIFSSGGDLHRQLDGEALLRNGCKDSQFTINDMFYVLRHKKSRICRGCDDGFPTQGSQVSILTDNGRSVHWFTATPDPSVSLFKPFVFTPNCESSCYTESLQEPKHESRLYKLHADHIIRGTKSQELIRQLQILEAESIQRVESTLRHYDAGENLNIDNLMEDYVMKEVKLYIVDAENE